The Salvelinus fontinalis isolate EN_2023a chromosome 24, ASM2944872v1, whole genome shotgun sequence genome has a segment encoding these proteins:
- the LOC129822098 gene encoding upstream stimulatory factor 1-like isoform X1, giving the protein MKEILFPVDTVKMKGQQKSPDPDESSHVIEEGAVATADDPSAAIATIQSAATFSSEHPIKYLFKTEGAGGQVGELYYPPAGQVTYRVIQVSDGQLEAQSDGATAVSVLTGFPAATQPMTQAVFSQSEGLEGDGTETHYTYYPATIADTSPGTMVTSVVQASDTHLSQSTPTGQLYVMMSPQEVLTGANQRSIAPRTQPYNTKSEVPRTSRDDKRRAQHNEVERRRRDKINNWIVTLSKTIPDCNIDPTKSGQVSISNESKGGILSKACDYIQELRQNNLRLGDDLSTLERLRMDNQLLRQEVEDWKSKNQILRNQMRQNGIVGAATADPQ; this is encoded by the exons ATGAAGGAGATTCTCTTTCCAGTTGACACTGTGAAAATGAAGGG TCAACAGAAAAGCCCAGACCCGGATGAAAGTTCACATGTCATTGAAGAAG GTGCAGTGGCTACAGCTGATGACCCATCAGCTGCCATCGCCACCATTCAGTCTGCCGCCACCTTCTCCTCAGAGCATCCCATAAAGTATCTATTCAAGACGGAGGGAGCTGGGGGGCAGGTAGGGGAGCTGTACTACCCTCCCGCTGGGCAG GTGACATACAGAGTCATCCAGGTGTCTGATGGACAGTTGGAGGCTCAAAGTGATGGAGCCACAGCAGTCAGTGTGCTCACTGGATTTCCTGCAGCCACACAGCCTATGACCCAG gctgtgttctctcagtcCGAGGGGTTGGAAGGGGACGGCACTGAGACGCATTACACCTACTACCCTGCCACCATCGCTGATACTTCACCAGGCACCATGGTAACCAGCGTGGTGCAGGCATCTGATACGCATCTAAGTCAGAGCACTCCCACTG GGCAGTTGTATGTGATGATGTCCCCCCAGGAAGTGCTGACGGGAGCCAACCAGAGGTCCATTGCACCTCGCACACAACCTTACAACAC AAAATCAGAGGTCCCACGCACTTCTAGAGATGACAAAAGGCGAGCCCAGCACAACGAGG TTGAACGTAGACGCAGGGACAAGATCAACAACTGGATTGTCACGCTCTCAAAGACCATCCCAGACTGCAACATTGACCCTACCAAGTCAGGGCAGGTCAGTATCAGTAATGAG AGTAAAGGTGGGATCCTCTCCAAAGCCTGTGACTATATCCAGGAGCTTCGGCAGAACAACCTCAGACTAGGGGATGACCTAAGCACCCTGGAGAGGCTCAGAATGGACAACCAACTACTGAGGCAGGAG GTAGAAGACTGGAAATCCAAGAACCAGATTCTGAGGAACCAGATGCGACAGAATGGCATTGTTGGAGCAGCAACAGCAGACCCTCAGTGA
- the LOC129822098 gene encoding upstream stimulatory factor 1-like isoform X2 has translation MKEILFPVDTVKMKGQQKSPDPDESSHVIEEGAVATADDPSAAIATIQSAATFSSEHPIKYLFKTEGAGGQVGELYYPPAGQVTYRVIQVSDGQLEAQSDGATAVSVLTGFPAATQPMTQAVFSQSEGLEGDGTETHYTYYPATIADTSPGTMVTSVVQASDTHLSQSTPTGQLYVMMSPQEVLTGANQRSIAPRTQPYNTKSEVPRTSRDDKRRAQHNEVERRRRDKINNWIVTLSKTIPDCNIDPTKSGQSKGGILSKACDYIQELRQNNLRLGDDLSTLERLRMDNQLLRQEVEDWKSKNQILRNQMRQNGIVGAATADPQ, from the exons ATGAAGGAGATTCTCTTTCCAGTTGACACTGTGAAAATGAAGGG TCAACAGAAAAGCCCAGACCCGGATGAAAGTTCACATGTCATTGAAGAAG GTGCAGTGGCTACAGCTGATGACCCATCAGCTGCCATCGCCACCATTCAGTCTGCCGCCACCTTCTCCTCAGAGCATCCCATAAAGTATCTATTCAAGACGGAGGGAGCTGGGGGGCAGGTAGGGGAGCTGTACTACCCTCCCGCTGGGCAG GTGACATACAGAGTCATCCAGGTGTCTGATGGACAGTTGGAGGCTCAAAGTGATGGAGCCACAGCAGTCAGTGTGCTCACTGGATTTCCTGCAGCCACACAGCCTATGACCCAG gctgtgttctctcagtcCGAGGGGTTGGAAGGGGACGGCACTGAGACGCATTACACCTACTACCCTGCCACCATCGCTGATACTTCACCAGGCACCATGGTAACCAGCGTGGTGCAGGCATCTGATACGCATCTAAGTCAGAGCACTCCCACTG GGCAGTTGTATGTGATGATGTCCCCCCAGGAAGTGCTGACGGGAGCCAACCAGAGGTCCATTGCACCTCGCACACAACCTTACAACAC AAAATCAGAGGTCCCACGCACTTCTAGAGATGACAAAAGGCGAGCCCAGCACAACGAGG TTGAACGTAGACGCAGGGACAAGATCAACAACTGGATTGTCACGCTCTCAAAGACCATCCCAGACTGCAACATTGACCCTACCAAGTCAGGGCAG AGTAAAGGTGGGATCCTCTCCAAAGCCTGTGACTATATCCAGGAGCTTCGGCAGAACAACCTCAGACTAGGGGATGACCTAAGCACCCTGGAGAGGCTCAGAATGGACAACCAACTACTGAGGCAGGAG GTAGAAGACTGGAAATCCAAGAACCAGATTCTGAGGAACCAGATGCGACAGAATGGCATTGTTGGAGCAGCAACAGCAGACCCTCAGTGA
- the LOC129822098 gene encoding upstream stimulatory factor 1-like isoform X3, which translates to MKEILFPVDTVKMKGQQKSPDPDESSHVIEEGAVATADDPSAAIATIQSAATFSSEHPIKYLFKTEGAGGQVTYRVIQVSDGQLEAQSDGATAVSVLTGFPAATQPMTQAVFSQSEGLEGDGTETHYTYYPATIADTSPGTMVTSVVQASDTHLSQSTPTGQLYVMMSPQEVLTGANQRSIAPRTQPYNTKSEVPRTSRDDKRRAQHNEVERRRRDKINNWIVTLSKTIPDCNIDPTKSGQVSISNESKGGILSKACDYIQELRQNNLRLGDDLSTLERLRMDNQLLRQEVEDWKSKNQILRNQMRQNGIVGAATADPQ; encoded by the exons ATGAAGGAGATTCTCTTTCCAGTTGACACTGTGAAAATGAAGGG TCAACAGAAAAGCCCAGACCCGGATGAAAGTTCACATGTCATTGAAGAAG GTGCAGTGGCTACAGCTGATGACCCATCAGCTGCCATCGCCACCATTCAGTCTGCCGCCACCTTCTCCTCAGAGCATCCCATAAAGTATCTATTCAAGACGGAGGGAGCTGGGGGGCAG GTGACATACAGAGTCATCCAGGTGTCTGATGGACAGTTGGAGGCTCAAAGTGATGGAGCCACAGCAGTCAGTGTGCTCACTGGATTTCCTGCAGCCACACAGCCTATGACCCAG gctgtgttctctcagtcCGAGGGGTTGGAAGGGGACGGCACTGAGACGCATTACACCTACTACCCTGCCACCATCGCTGATACTTCACCAGGCACCATGGTAACCAGCGTGGTGCAGGCATCTGATACGCATCTAAGTCAGAGCACTCCCACTG GGCAGTTGTATGTGATGATGTCCCCCCAGGAAGTGCTGACGGGAGCCAACCAGAGGTCCATTGCACCTCGCACACAACCTTACAACAC AAAATCAGAGGTCCCACGCACTTCTAGAGATGACAAAAGGCGAGCCCAGCACAACGAGG TTGAACGTAGACGCAGGGACAAGATCAACAACTGGATTGTCACGCTCTCAAAGACCATCCCAGACTGCAACATTGACCCTACCAAGTCAGGGCAGGTCAGTATCAGTAATGAG AGTAAAGGTGGGATCCTCTCCAAAGCCTGTGACTATATCCAGGAGCTTCGGCAGAACAACCTCAGACTAGGGGATGACCTAAGCACCCTGGAGAGGCTCAGAATGGACAACCAACTACTGAGGCAGGAG GTAGAAGACTGGAAATCCAAGAACCAGATTCTGAGGAACCAGATGCGACAGAATGGCATTGTTGGAGCAGCAACAGCAGACCCTCAGTGA
- the LOC129822098 gene encoding upstream stimulatory factor 1-like isoform X4 encodes MKEILFPVDTVKMKGQQKSPDPDESSHVIEEGAVATADDPSAAIATIQSAATFSSEHPIKYLFKTEGAGGQVTYRVIQVSDGQLEAQSDGATAVSVLTGFPAATQPMTQAVFSQSEGLEGDGTETHYTYYPATIADTSPGTMVTSVVQASDTHLSQSTPTGQLYVMMSPQEVLTGANQRSIAPRTQPYNTKSEVPRTSRDDKRRAQHNEVERRRRDKINNWIVTLSKTIPDCNIDPTKSGQSKGGILSKACDYIQELRQNNLRLGDDLSTLERLRMDNQLLRQEVEDWKSKNQILRNQMRQNGIVGAATADPQ; translated from the exons ATGAAGGAGATTCTCTTTCCAGTTGACACTGTGAAAATGAAGGG TCAACAGAAAAGCCCAGACCCGGATGAAAGTTCACATGTCATTGAAGAAG GTGCAGTGGCTACAGCTGATGACCCATCAGCTGCCATCGCCACCATTCAGTCTGCCGCCACCTTCTCCTCAGAGCATCCCATAAAGTATCTATTCAAGACGGAGGGAGCTGGGGGGCAG GTGACATACAGAGTCATCCAGGTGTCTGATGGACAGTTGGAGGCTCAAAGTGATGGAGCCACAGCAGTCAGTGTGCTCACTGGATTTCCTGCAGCCACACAGCCTATGACCCAG gctgtgttctctcagtcCGAGGGGTTGGAAGGGGACGGCACTGAGACGCATTACACCTACTACCCTGCCACCATCGCTGATACTTCACCAGGCACCATGGTAACCAGCGTGGTGCAGGCATCTGATACGCATCTAAGTCAGAGCACTCCCACTG GGCAGTTGTATGTGATGATGTCCCCCCAGGAAGTGCTGACGGGAGCCAACCAGAGGTCCATTGCACCTCGCACACAACCTTACAACAC AAAATCAGAGGTCCCACGCACTTCTAGAGATGACAAAAGGCGAGCCCAGCACAACGAGG TTGAACGTAGACGCAGGGACAAGATCAACAACTGGATTGTCACGCTCTCAAAGACCATCCCAGACTGCAACATTGACCCTACCAAGTCAGGGCAG AGTAAAGGTGGGATCCTCTCCAAAGCCTGTGACTATATCCAGGAGCTTCGGCAGAACAACCTCAGACTAGGGGATGACCTAAGCACCCTGGAGAGGCTCAGAATGGACAACCAACTACTGAGGCAGGAG GTAGAAGACTGGAAATCCAAGAACCAGATTCTGAGGAACCAGATGCGACAGAATGGCATTGTTGGAGCAGCAACAGCAGACCCTCAGTGA